A genomic stretch from Suncus etruscus isolate mSunEtr1 chromosome 17, mSunEtr1.pri.cur, whole genome shotgun sequence includes:
- the TMEM254 gene encoding transmembrane protein 254, with the protein MGEAAGGDEAYFRRSSLFWCTVITVSFGYYTWVVLWPESIPYETLGPLGRFSLYLIDNHPKLLHGWYWLAWMIHVGESLYALVLCKSKGITSVWAQFLWFLQTFLFGFASLSLLLAYKPKRQKRT; encoded by the exons ATGGGCGAGGCTGCGGGAGGCGATGAGGCCTATTTCCGAAGAAGCAGTCTCTTCTGGTGCACGGTCATCACCGTGTCCTTCGGCTACTACACG TGGGTCGTCCTCTGGCCGGAGAGCATCCCTTATGAGACCTTGGGACCCCTAGGCCGTTTCTCTCTGTATTTGATAGACAATCATCCCAAACTACTACATGGTTG GTATTGGCTTGCCTGGATGATTCACGTGGGAGAGTCCCTGTATGCCTTGGTCTTGTGCAA gtCTAAAGGCATCACCAGTGTCTGGGCTCAATTCCTCTGGTTCCTCCAGACATTCCTCtttggatttgcatctctgtctctcttgcttGCTTACAAACCCAAACGCCAGAAGCGAACTTAA